A window of the Chthonomonas sp. genome harbors these coding sequences:
- a CDS encoding iron-sulfur cluster assembly scaffold protein: MIIPLALDHIHNMRNVGPLPSATHYGVAGVPGDGPFMELWFQVSGENIERGAYKTYGCPTSIACGSLIAELLRGKPVATAHLWTEEDLKQLIGEIPEGKGDCPPRAIAALQSAFEKTT; encoded by the coding sequence ATGATCATTCCGCTGGCATTGGACCATATCCACAACATGCGCAATGTTGGTCCGCTCCCCAGTGCCACTCACTACGGTGTGGCGGGAGTCCCCGGAGACGGTCCCTTCATGGAACTGTGGTTCCAGGTGTCGGGCGAGAACATCGAGCGCGGAGCGTATAAGACGTATGGCTGTCCCACGAGCATTGCGTGTGGAAGCCTCATCGCGGAGTTGCTGAGAGGCAAACCAGTCGCCACTGCACATCTTTGGACGGAAGAAGACTTGAAGCAACTCATCGGCGAGATTCCGGAAGGAAAAGGGGATTGTCCACCCAGAGCTATCGCAGCGTTGCAAAGTGCATTTGAGAAGACAACATGA